Below is a window of Georgenia soli DNA.
CTCGCGCCCGAGGGCAACTGCAGCGAGGTGGTCGGCCACGTCCCCGACGGGCTGCGCGTCGTGCGGGTCGGCACGCTGGGCGAGGCGCGTCACGCGGTGGACGCCATCGCGGCCGGCGACGGCGGGTCGATGCCGACGTGCGAGGCCTCCGCCCGCTGACCCGCGAGGCCGCCGCCGGCTGACGGGGCCGCGCCGTCACGCCCGCCGTCGAGGGGGGGCTCCGGTACCGGCCTCGCCCGCCGTCAGGCGAACGTGGCGCGGAGCGCCTCCACCAGACCCGGCACGGCGTCCGGAGACCCGGCGACCGCGTCGTCGAAGTCGTGGCTGCGGCTGCGCAGCGCGCACCACGACTCCCCGGTGCGCAGGACCCCCGCGGCCATCCGGACGTCCTGCCGGTCCGGGTGCGCCATGAGGTACTCGACGGCCGCCTCCGGGTCCCGCGGCATGTCCTGCTCCGCCTCGGGCGGGACCACCATGCGCTCGACGACGATGGCGGCGCCGTCGACCTCCTCCGGCCAGGCGAGCTGACCGAGCAGCTCCTCGATGGTCGACGCCTCGGGCAGCCCGTCCTGCTCGATGCTCGTCAGGTGCTCGGGATCCTCCTGGGCCGCGCGCACCGCCTCCGGCGGCAGCTCATCGGCGAGCGACGGCGTGGCGGCGACGGCGCCTGCCGTGCGGACCAGCGCGAACACGAACACCGGCGCGTCCCAGCCGAGGGTGGCGACGTGCCGCTCGATGTCGTCCACGGCCAGGCGTAGCGCGCGCTCGCGGGCGGTGGGGGAGGTGGGGCCGGGCTGCTCGTCGCTCATGCCGGACATCATTGCGCGAGCAGGGGACAGGAGCGAAAGCCCGCGAGCAGGGGACAGGAGCGAAAGCCCGCGGGCAGGGGGCCGGAGCGAAAGCCGAGAGCCCGACGGCTCGGGCCGCCAGGGGCCGCCGCGAACGGACCGTT
It encodes the following:
- a CDS encoding PPA1309 family protein; protein product: MSDEQPGPTSPTARERALRLAVDDIERHVATLGWDAPVFVFALVRTAGAVAATPSLADELPPEAVRAAQEDPEHLTSIEQDGLPEASTIEELLGQLAWPEEVDGAAIVVERMVVPPEAEQDMPRDPEAAVEYLMAHPDRQDVRMAAGVLRTGESWCALRSRSHDFDDAVAGSPDAVPGLVEALRATFA